A stretch of the Musa acuminata AAA Group cultivar baxijiao chromosome BXJ2-7, Cavendish_Baxijiao_AAA, whole genome shotgun sequence genome encodes the following:
- the LOC135616362 gene encoding uncharacterized protein LOC135616362, whose protein sequence is MEESEEAFVLLEEETQKILSMETKETSGSKRSKNMLFNLKVQIEILNIPPFEVNVILDTGATTCCIDEKAVPDAAMEENPYIVHFSGITSKTTANKKLKGGKMTIGDNTFRIPYTYAFTMRLGDDIQMIIGCNFIRAMQGGVRIEGNIVTFYKNLTTVSTLPYIPAAAAIEELDLEEDDYIQIQEAVYFSAEAQQSDSTIRAKFGGLLNQLKAQGYIGEDPLKYWGKNKIQCKLEIKNPDFIVEDKPLKHLTPQAKEAFSKHIRALLEIGVIRPNKSRHRTTAIIVNSGTTIDLTTGMEKKGKERMVAMHPDSIEWTAFWVPDGLYEWLAMPFGLKNAPAIF, encoded by the exons ATGGAAGAAAGCGAGGAAGCCTTCGTCCTACTGGAAGAAGAAACTCAGAAAATCCTATCcatggaaacaaaggaaacaagTGGATCAAAAAGATCCAAGAATATGCTCTTTAACTTAAAGGTACAAATTGAAATCCTGAATATTCCCCCTTTTGAAGTTAATGTCATACTAGATACAGGTGCCACTACCTGTTGCATAGACGAAAAAGCTGTACCAGATGCCGCGATGGAAGAAAACCCCTACATAGTACATTTCAgcgggattacctccaaaactaCAGCAAATAAAAAACTGAAAGGAGGCAAAATGACTATTGGGGATAACACCTTCAGAATCCCATACACTTATGCGTTTACAATGAGGCTTGGGGATGACATCCAGATGATAATCGGATGCAATttcataagggcaatgcaaggaggagtaaggatagaaggtaacaTAGTCACTTTTTATAAGAACCTTACTACGGTTAGCACACTACCCTACATCCCAGCCGCAGCAGCCATAGAGGAATTGGATCTCGAAGAAGATGACTACATCCAGATCCAAGAAGCAGTGTACTTCTCAGCAGAAGCCCAACAGAGCGATAGTACTATCAGGGCAAAATTTGGAGGCTTACTAAATCAACTAAAAGCCCAAGGATACATCGGAGAGGACCCCCTTAAGTACTGGGGAAAGAACAAAATTcagtgcaaactagagatcaaaaACCCTGATTTTATAGTAGAAGACAAGCCCCTGAAACACCTTACACCGCAGGCCAAGGAAGCATTTTCAAAGCACATAAGGGCCCTACTGGAAATAGGAGTAATAAGGCCCAACAAGAGCAGGCACCGGACGACGGCCATAATTGTCAACTCAGGGACAACTATTGATCTAACTACTGGAATGGAGAAAAAGGGCAAAGAAAGGATG GTTGCTATGCACCCGGATTCAATTGAATGGACTGCCTTTTGGGTTCCTGatggactatatgaatggcttgctatgccatttgggctaaagAATGCACC